The genomic DNA ATACTCCGAATACCCAAACCACCCTCCGACTTAGGCAGGCAAACATCTTTCCAAGCCACTTTAGAACGAACCGGACCCCGAGCGCCACCATTCCAAAGAAACCGACGCATACATTTTTCAAGATCTTTCACTATTCTGACCGGAAGCATGAAAACGGAGGCCCAGTAAGAATACATCGCAGAAATAACCGAATTAATCAACTGGAGCCTACCCGCAAACGAAAGCGACTTAGACATCCAGTTATCAATCCTCCTATGAACTCTTTCCACCAGAATTCTACAATCACTGTAAGCAAGTCTTGAAGAAACCAAAGGAACTCCAAGATAACGAACCGGGAGGGAGCCCTCCTGAAACGGCATTAGCCGCAAAATTTGCTCCTTTGTAAGGGGCGGAACATTGCAGAAAAAAATTGTACTTTTAGGGGCACTTGGAACCAAACCCGATATCTTTGTAAACCTGTTGAGAGCATCCCGTAAAAGCTTAACCGAGAGGACGTCTGCATGAGCAAAGATAAATAAATCATCGGCAAAAGAAACATTAACAATCTTTTGTTTGGCACATTGCGGATGAAACTTAAACCCCGAACCAATTTTCGAAGCACGCTGAAGCAGGAGAGAAAGAACTTCCATGACCAATGTGAACAAGTAAGGAGACAAAGGATCGCCCTGTCTAAGACCTCTCTTGCCACTAAAGTAATCATGCAGCTCACCATTGATACTCAAAGAATAGGAAACTGTAGACACACATTTCATAATCCACATGACCATTTTCCTATGAAATCCGAAACCCTCCAAGATATCTTTAAGAAAAGACCAATTGACCGTGTCATAAGCCTTTTGGATATCAATCTTCAAGGCACATCTAGCCGGGCCTCTATCAAGATGGTAGTTATGCATAAGCTCCTGCGTTAGAAGAATGTTATCGGTAATTTTTCGGCCAGGGATAAAAGCTGACTGATTAATGCTAACTAAACCATCCAAGCTCCCTTTAATTCTATCCGTAATGATCTTGCTAATGCATTTAAAGAGGACATTACAACAGGATATCGGCCTATAATCAAGAACCGAATTAGGAGAATCCTTTTTAGGGATTAAGGCGATAATAGTGTGATTAATCTGCTTCAACATTTGGCCATTCTCAAAAAAATCCAGAACTGCATTCATCACTTGATCTCCTACTACATCCCACGAGTGTTTAAAGAAGGCCGATGTATACCCATCCGGACCTGGCGCTTTGTTCTCACCAATACCAAATATAGCTTTTTTAACCTCATCTCGGGTAACCGGCCGCACCATATGATTAGCCGAGAGAGCATTCAAAGTGTTAGCACATAAATCTCCAAAATCAAAATCCTCCACCTGGTAATCCATACCCAAGAAATTCGTATAGTGAGTAAGAAAAGCCGTAGAAACTTGATCACCCTCGAACTGGTTCCCATGCGCATCCATAATACTAGAAATTTTATTCCTAGCATTTCTGCTTTGCACACATTTATGAAAGAATCTCGTGTTTGCATCCCCCGCACACAACCATTCAACCTTGGCTTTCTGTTTAAGGAAGCACTCCTCATCATAAGCAGCCGATTGAAACTCAAGAAGACATGAGGCAAGCTCGTCCCGAAGAGGCAAATCCAAGGGATTTGCATCCACTTGGATTTGAACATTATCGAGTTTCACCCGCAACTCATCCACCCTTTTATGCAAGTTACCTTGCTGAAAAAGGATTTTACGAAAAAGAGGCTTCAAGTTTCTCATCTTTTTTACAACCGCAAACATGGAATGGCCTTGGATCTCCTTAGCCCACTCCGATGAAACAACCTGCCTGAACTCAGCTTTAGAAACGATAAAATTCGGAAATTTAAATGGCTTCGGTTTTGACTTAATCGTTGAGGAAAACTTGAATATGCACGGTGAGTGATCCGACAAGCGAGGCGGCTTGAACAAGGCATAACCATTCGGACATAAATCCAGAAACTTTAGATTATCCATGACCCTATCCAGCTTCTTCATAACACCAATACCCTCTCTCGGTTTTTGGTTCCACGTATAGTGGATGCCATGACTAGGAACGTCTAACAATTCAGTCTCCTTAATACATTCAAAAAACTCCCGCATGCCAATCGAATGGTTCGAGGGACCGGATAAACAATCTTCCATATTGAGAGCAACATTAAAATCCCCCATGACAATCCATGGCTTATCACGAGCCAAAGCATTAAAGTTGCAAAGATCCTCCCAAAGAGCACGACGGTCGTGGTATCTGTTTTCAGCATAAACAAAGGAACAGAAAAAAATTCTATTGTCAGCTTTTATCAGAACTTGAGTATGCATCACCTGGTCAGTCTGCGAGATCACCATAATATCAACAACATCAGAATCCCACCCAAGAATAATTCTAGTACCTCTGGAACATAACCCCCCATTCGATGTCCAATTCCAGCCGCCAAACACTTTGTTACAAATAACAGAAAGCTTATTAATATGGATGTGCGATTCTAACACTGCACAAATATTCAGTTTGTTTTCAGCAATGAGAACCCGAACCTCAGCTTGTTTAAGGGGCCGGTTCAAGCCCCTAATATTCCAAACAGCAACACTATCCATGTAAACCCTTAaaaccgggagtgcttgccccctcagcaTTGCTTCCAAGCGACGTGTTGCTCATAAATTTCGACATTTCCGTTGGCACAACCTCAACGACTTCGTCCTCATAGTCCTCATATGGACTACTAGGACCAACCACTTTTGGCTCCGAAGACTTCACATTACCAGGAGGGATATCCGCACCCCCCTCCGATTTAGACAAAACTTCAAATGGGTTATTAGTCACTACATTGGCCTTCACACTAGAATCCGGTTTGTCATCCTTTGTGCCTGAAGTGCTCGCACCCGAGTTTCCTATTTTCGGCCTGTACACAAAGTTTGCCCTCTGTTTCTTTTGTAAAACACGTTTTCTAGCCACTTTCCTCTCATCAGTTACGAAACCCTCATCATCAATAACAACCTGCTTAGCTTTTGGAACTACATTCTTAGGACAGGATTGATCACTATGACCAAAAACACAACAAGTCGAGCATCTCTGAGGTTTCCATTCGTATTCGACCTTCACCTTATGAGTAACATACCCATCCTCTACAAGCTTAGGGATAGCAACCGTAATATATTCTTTTAAATCATTATCCGCACTAATCTCAATTAATGCACGAGCAAAACTACTTCTCCCCCAATTATCAACACACATATCAGCCGTATAACCATCCAACCGTTTAGGGGTGCCCAACTTAGACGCTAATAAACTTAGCCCATCATCCGTGTAAATAGCAATAGGAACATTATGGAGTTTCACCCAAATCGG from Helianthus annuus cultivar XRQ/B chromosome 7, HanXRQr2.0-SUNRISE, whole genome shotgun sequence includes the following:
- the LOC110881100 gene encoding uncharacterized protein LOC110881100; translation: MHIGHRILQPKISICFSTNNVSVIDGLFEISKPVDLPSSWDYGGGPSAANVDSQSTPSINTVVNDASILSYADKVKMQKPLKREVNFRKLDATETVKDADILIPREVIQKVQDKFDNVLYGYFLGNRLPFPVVEYYAKNVWAKHGFAKIMMNVEGFFFFKFDSKEGMMKVLEGGPWLIRKIPLFLNVWSPSVSLKKECIKSVPIWVKLHNVPIAIYTDDGLSLLASKLGTPKRLDGYTADMCVDNWGRSSFARALIEISADNDLKEYITVAIPKLVEDGYVTHKVKVEYEWKPQRCSTCCVFGHSDQSCPKNVVPKAKQVVIDDEGFVTDERKVARKRVLQKKQRANFVYRPKIGNSGASTSGTKDDKPDSSVKANVVTNNPFEVLSKSEGGADIPPGNVKSSEPKVVGPSSPYEDYEDEVVEVVPTEMSKFMSNTSLGSNAEGASTPGFKGLHG